One window of Quercus robur chromosome 5, dhQueRobu3.1, whole genome shotgun sequence genomic DNA carries:
- the LOC126725287 gene encoding putative F-box/FBD/LRR-repeat protein At1g66290 has protein sequence MLRRALQKGSRKKMRTGEKKKDSISEDERTIPMDLVSQTPTVCGKRMRRGFNTIDKTIGQRRKLSEEHLDKLDRRVESRDLITQLPEYIIHHILSFLDDTKDAARTSILSRKWRQIWTSFSVLIFDQHKIQQQEGRQDIRNMKKVFTDFVDNSLKSHLERKLSIQKLVLHITRYDLELAPHMEQWINISIENNMKELDLHVVKKSKRYKLPPTIFASKTITGLRLHGCMLKSHCNIKLPKLQKLYLRKIFVDQQIIDNLISSCPLIEDLRFIHCTGLKVLRVSGLLKLDRVEVHHCHGLEEIEVKAPNLQTFWYCGKESMHCKIDLVACVSLKRLTLEDGNMTDEMFQDRLASFPFLEKLDLSKCNKLKNITISSIWLRRLVLRGCKNLVEADIDAPNLFSFEFKGDKMPFSFSNPLSLKEAKFSFEPVHIRSYNHLGGKDALWFARLRKLLEKLKHSNGLKLVVRSRKNVIIHENLEEILLPPQSDLKLEIIKPSIGLEDLLDNLLRTWHPEILSVVSSPCSEFPKLVHEKMMHRGENPNCCTYNTRNKCWRHFLKGVKIENIEAAAGKRTFGWIPWLKSSPTVLHQTTSYRLSWESVERMVGKWRMMRLYA, from the exons ATGCTGAGAAGAGCCCTTCAGAAAGGTTCAAGGAAGAAAATGCGTActggggaaaagaaaaaagattccATTTCTGAGGATGAGAGAACCATCCCCATGGATTTGGTCTCACAGACACCTACTGTTTGTGGGAAACGAATGAGAAGAGGTTTCAACACCATTGACAAGACTATTGGGCAAAGAAGGAAGCTAAGTGAGGAACATTTAGACAAGCTGGACCGAAGAGTTGAATCCAGGGATCTAATCACCCAGTTGCCTGAATACATCATCCATCACATCCTTTCTTTCCTTGATGATACAAAAGATGCAGCTCGAACAAGTATCTTGTCCAGAAAGTGGAGGCAGATATGGACTTCATTCTCCGTTTTGATATTTGACCAACACAAGATTCAACAACAAGAGGGACGTCAGGATATAAGGAACATGAAGAAGGTATTTACTGACTTTGTTGACAACTCTCTGAAGAGCCACCTTGAGCGAAAATTAAGTATACAGAAATTGGTGCTACATATTACCAGATATGATTTAGAACTGGCCCCTCATATGGAGCAGTGGATCAACATTTCCATTGAAAACAACATGAAAGAGCTAGATCTCCATGTTGTCAAGAAAAGTAAACGTTACAAGTTGCCCCCAACTATTTTTGCTTCAAAAACAATAACTGGATTAAGGTTACATGGGTGTATGTTAAAATCTCACTGCAATATAAAGCTTCCAAAACTGCAAAAACTGTATCTCCGCAAGATCTTTGTTGATCAACAGATTATTGACAATCTGATCTCCAGCTGCCCTTTAATTGAGGATTTGAGATTCATACACTGCACAGGGTTGAAGGTTCTGCGGGTTTCAGGTCTTCTTAAACTTGACAGGGTTGAGGTACACCATTGCCATGGACTGGAAGAGATTGAAGTCAAAGCTCCAAATCTTCAAACTTTTTGGTATTGTGGGAAGGAATCCATGCACTGCAAAATTGACTTGGTTGCTTGTGTCTCTTTAAAAAGATTAACATTGGAGGATGGCAACATGACAGATGAAATGTTTCAAGATCGGTTAGCTAGTTTTCCTTTCCTTGAGAAACTGGACCTAAGCAAATGCAATAAATTGAAGAATATAACGATTTCGAGTATATGGCTTAGAAGACTTGTCTTGAGAGGATGCAAAAATCTAGTGGAGGCTGACATAGATGCTCCAAATCTCTTTTCATTCGAGTTTAAGGGTGATAAAATGCCTTTCTCATTTTCAAATCCTTTATCATTAAAGGAGgccaaattttcttttgaaccAGTACATATACGTAGCTATAACCACCTTGGAGGTAAGGATGCTCTCTGGTTTGCTAGATTGAGAAAACTTCTTGAGAAGTTAAAACACTCCAATGGCTTAAAATTGGTTGTCCGCTCCAGAAAG AATGTCATTATACATGAAAATTTGGAAGAAATTTTGCTTCCTCCACAATCTGATCTGAAGCTTGAAATAATCAAACCATCAATTGGCCTTGAAGATTTATTGGATAATTTGTTGAGGACATGGCACCCAGAGATTCTATCAGTAGTATCATCTCCGTGCAGTGAATTCCCCAAG TTGGTACATGAAAAGATGATGCACAGAGGAGAAAATCCAAACTGCTGTACGTACAACACTCGAAATAAATGTTGGCGACACTTTCTGAAGGGTGTCAAGATTGAAAACATTGAAGCAGCTGCTGGTAAAAGGACATTTGGCTGGATTCCTTGGTTGAAGTCATCTCCGACTGTTCTGCACCAGACAACCAGTTATAGACTATCTTGGGAATCTGTTGAACGTATGGTAGGCAAGTGGCGGATGATGAGGTTGTACGCTTAA
- the LOC126727899 gene encoding uncharacterized protein LOC126727899, with protein MVCYRIQVQVQDETGSTTFILFDKGAEKIISKTAKELAEIHEEMLKLDENTLPKEIQKIIGNEYLFQLHLDEYNLKYGKENFTVSKILEMEVLHKQKDSSKVEEHQETMEEIVRKSRKDKYTANQKIEIGETYVQRPERMPLEASKNY; from the exons ATGGTTTG CTATAGAATACAAGTCCAAGTACAAGATGAAACCGGATCAACCACATTCATATTGTTTGACAAAGGAGCTGagaaaattatttctaaaactGCAAAAGAACTTGCAGAGATACATGAAGAg ATGTTGAAATTAGATGAGAATACTTTACCAAAAgagattcaaaaaataattggcAATGAATATTTGTTCCAACTGCATCTTGATGAATATAATTTGAagtatggaaaagaaaatttcacggtctcaaaaattttggagatGGAAGTTTTACATAAGCAAAAAGACTCAAGTAAAGTTGAAGAACATCAG GAAACAATGGAGGAAATTGTAAGAAAATCAAGGAAGGACAAGTACACAGCcaatcaaaaaatagaaataggagAAACATATGTTCAAAGACCTGAAAGAATGCCGCTTGAAGCGTCAAAAAACTACTAA